CAGCCCCAGCACCTCGACCTTCCCGCCGTCGGCCACGAGCAGCCCGGCCAGGAGGCGGATGAGCGTGGTCTTGCCCGCGCCGTCCGGCCCCACGAGGCCGGTGACCATGCCGGGCAGCACTGCGGCCGAGACGTCGTCCAGGGCCGGGCGCGGCGCGGCGCCGAAGCGCTTCACCAGATGCTCGACCGTGGCCAGGGGGGCCTGGCCCTGGGGGGCGCTCGGAGGCGTCCCGGAAGACGCTGCCTGGGAGGCCGGGTCAAGGCTCATTGCGCGGCCTTGTCCCTGGGAGCGGCGGGCGCGGCCTGCGGGGCGGGCTGCGCGGCGGGTTGTCCGGCGGCCTGTTCCCCGGCCTGCGACGCATTCTGGTCGGAAGCCTGCGGGGCGGCCTGTGTCGTGTCCTTGTCGTCCGTCTGCCGATCCTTCCCGTCCTGGTCCGCGGGCTCGGTCACGGTCACGGGCATGCCCTGCCTGAGCCCCTCGTCCGGGTGGTCCACGATGATGCGCAGCCTGTAGACGAGGTCGGTGCGCAGCTTCTCGGTCTCCACGTTCTTGGGCGTGAACTCGGCCACGGGCGAGATGAAGCCGACGTGGCCCACGTAGGGCTTGTCCGGCCTGCTGTCCGTGGTCACGAGGAACTTCATGCCCGGATGCACGCGGCCGAGGTCGGGCTCGGAGACGTAGGCGCGCACCCAGACCGGAGAGGCCAGGGAGACGACGATGACCGTGTCGCCCGGGGAGACCACGGCGCCCGGCTCGCGCACGCGGGAGAGGACGGTGCCCTTGGAGGGGGCGATGATCTCGGTGTCCGCGAGGTTGGTCATGGCCGAGGCCACGGCGGCCTCGGCGGCGCGCATGTTGGCCTCGGAGGCCGAGATGTCCTCGCTGCGGTAGCCGTGCACCAGAAGCTCCAGGGCCTTGCGCGCCTGGTCGAGCTGGGCCTGGGACTCGTCGCGTTGCGTGACCGCGTCGTCGTATTCCTGCTCGGAGATGGCGCCGCTCTTGACCAGGGCCTCGCGGCGGCGGGCAAGGCGCACGTTGTTCTCCACCGTGGCCTCGCGCTGGGCCACCAGGGCGCGGGCCTGGGCCACGTCCTCCGTGCGGTAGCCGGTGCGCAGCTTGTCCAGGTCCGCGGCGGCCACGTCGCGCTGGCCCAGGGCCTGGTTCAGGGCGTCGCGGTAGGGCTGGGCGTCCAGGCGGGCCACGACCATGCCGGGCTTGACCGGGTCGCCCTCGTCCACGCGCAGCTCCTCCAGGCGGCCGCCGACCCGAAAGGAGAGCTCCACCTGCCGGATGTCCACGTTGCCGTAAAGCCGCAGCCTGCCGTTCGCCTCCTCGGCCCTGCGGCCGAGCGTCCACCACAGTCCGCCCGCCACGGCCAGGACGAGGACAAGGAACAGGAACTTCTTCGCCTTCATGCGTCGTTCTCCAGGGTCGCTTCCTGCGCGCACCGGGCCAGGGCCTCGACCTGGTCGGCAACCAGCCGCGCGATGCATTCCAGATGGTCGTGGTGCAGTCTTTCCGTCCGTAGATAGCGCAGAGTCACGGGCATGCCTATACGGAAGATGACGATCTGCCCCATGACGGCCTGGGCGCGCATGTCCACTTCCGGGCTGCCCTCCCGCGCATGCAGGAGCCGGGCCAGGACCGCGGTCCAGGTCTGGTGCATGGCCTGGAACAGCCCCTGGTAGAGGACGTCGTAGACCTCGGTGGGGGTGATCTGCTCCTGCATGAGCACCCGGCAGTAGTCCAGGGTCACGGACGAGCCCAGGATGGTGTGGACCATGCTGCGGATCATGCCGCGCACGGCGGCCAGCAGCTCGTCCCGCCCGGTCCTCGGGTCGCGGGCCATCTCGCGCACGGAGAGCAGGGTGGCTCCCAGCTGCTCGGACACGGTTTGGACCACGAACTCGACCACGGCCCGGTAGAGCCCTTCCTTGCCGCCGAAATGGTAGGGGATGGCGGCAAGGTTCACCTGCGCCTCCCTGGCCAGGGCGCGGGTGCTCACGCCCTCGAAGCCGTGCCGCCCGAAGAGCTCGATGCCCGCCTCGATGAGCCGCCTGCGCGTCTCGCCCTCGGGGGGGGCGGCGCGCCGCGTGGCCGCGCCGGCCTTGGCTCGCGTCCCCGCTTTGCCGCGTGCCGCCGTCCGCGCCTGCGGATGGGTATCCGGCTGCGCGTCCGCGCGCGCCTTTGCGCTGGTTCCCGCGCGCGTCTCGGCCGCTTCTCCCTGGGCGCGTCGCGCCATGTCTTCCTCCGCGTGCCCGCCGCGGGACAGAGGCCCTGCGGCAAATTGATTCGTTCGTTTTATTCGATCGACTGAATATGTCAAGACGAGGGGGCGGGAAACTGCCGGGGATCGCGCGCGGGACGGCGCAGGGACAGGGTTTCTGCGGGATTGACGCAGGCGGGAGCGGTCAGGACGAGCGGGCGGAGGGGGCAGGGAAGCCGGGCCAGGGCGGCGGGCGGGATATCGACGCATGGCCGGGAACCGCGCCCGGTAGGTTTTTCCCTCCCCGGCCCGGCCGTCCTTCCGTGCGCATGCGGGCCTCAGCCCCCTTGGCTCCCCCGTGAGGCGGTGGCTGCCCGCCAAGGCGCGGGAGTGAACGCGCGCTGGAAGCTTTCGAGGAAATATCGCGTCCGGGCGGCCCGGTTATGGCGCGGACCGAGCAGGGCCACCACGGGCGCATCGGGCGGAGTCCAGTCCGGCAGCAGGCGGACCAGGCGCCCGGATGCCAGGTCGTCTGCGACGTCCCATTCCGAGCGCAGGATGACGCCGAGCCCGGACAAAGCCCAGTCGCGGATGACATCGCCGTCGTTGCACGAGACGCCGCCCGCGATGCGCACGGTTTCGGAACTGCCGTCGCGCCGCTGGAAGCGCCAAAGCGTCACGTCCTCGTCGTTCTCCCGCAGGGCGAGGCAGTCGTGGCCTGCCAGGTCGGCGGGAGATCCCGGAGTGCCGCGGCGTGAGATGTAGTCCGGCGATGCGCACAGTATCCGATCGTTTGGGGCCAGCATGGCCATCTGATAGGGCTGGGAGTGCAATTGGCCGATATGGATCACGATATCCCACGCATCGGGTTTCAGCCGGAGCGGATTGTCCGACAAGTCAAGACTGATGCTGACTTGCGGGTGTCGCCTGTGGAACTGCGCGACCAGCGGGGCGATATGGCGACGGCCGAAGCCGGTGGGGCCTGCAACGTGCAGATGGCCTGAAACCACGCCCCTTCGTTCCTGCAATTCCTCCGTGACCGCCTCAACCTCATTGAGAACGCCGATGGACCGCCTGGCCAGAAGCTCCCCTTCGCTCGTGAGCATGATCCTGCCGGTCCCCCGGTCCACCAGCTGCACGCCGAGCCGGGTTTCCAGGGAACGGAGACGCTGGGTGACGGCGGGAGGGGTCACATTGAGGAGTCGGGCGGCTGCCGCCAGAGAGGATGACCGGCTGACGGCCGAGAAGAAGAGCATGTCATCGGATGTGAGCATTAAGTTCAGATTAATGCCGGATTCTCGGCTTGTAAATTGAGGTTTTTGCTGCGCCGTCCTACTCTTGCCGAAGGCATTCCACAGGATGGTGACATGAAAATTCCACGAGACGACCGACGTTCGACCGATTCCCTCCGGGCCCTGCAGACCCCCTGCCTGCTTCTGGATGAGCAGCGGATGGATGGAAACATCGCCCGTCTGCGGGCACGTCTCGCGGCCGCGGGCGTCGGGTTTCGCCCCCACCTCAAGACGGCGAAATCCATCGAGGTGGCGCGTCGGCTGATCACCGGGGCAAACGGCCCGGCTGCAGTCTCCACGCTGCGCGAGGCGGAGGAGTTCGCCTCGGCGGGTATCACGGACCTCACCTACGCGGTGGGTATTTCCCCCTGCAAGCTGCCCCGGGTCCAGTCCATTCGCAAAGGCGGCGTCGCGCTCACCGTGCTCCTCGACAGTCTCGAGCAGGCCGAGGCGGTGGCGGTCGCGTCCGACCCCGCTGATCCGATCCCTGTGCTGATCGAGCTCGATTGCGACGGGCACCGCTCCGGTGTGAAGCCGGGGGACTCGGAGCTGCTGCTCGCGATCGCGCGCAGACTGGGGCCTTCAGCCTGCCTGCGGGGGGTGCTGACCCATGCCGGTGAAAGCTACGAGGCGGAGAGCGCGGCGGCGCTCAGGGCCGCGGCGGAGAACGAACGCGCGAGCGCGGTCACGGCGGCGCAGATGCTGCGCGCCCACGGCCATGCCTGTCCGGTCGTCAGCGTAGGTTCGACCCCGACCGCGCATTTTGCCGAGAGCTATGAAGGCGTCACCGAGGTTCGTGCCGGGGCATTCGTCTTTTTCGATCTCGTGCAGGCCGGTATCGGGGTGTGCGCCGAGAACGACATCGCCCTGTCCGTGTTGACCACGGTGATCGGCCACCAGCGTGAAAAAGGGTGGACCGTCATCGATGCGGGCTGGATGGCCCTTTCGTGCGACAGGGGCACGGCCGGGCAGCCCGTCGACCAGGGATACGGGGTGGTGTGCGACATGGCCGGAAGGCCGATTCCCGGCCTTGTTGTCGTCAATGCCAATCAGGAGCACGGGATAGTCGCCCTGCGGGCCGATGCCCGGGCAGGCGCGCCGGAACTTCCCGTGGGCACGCGGCTGAGGATTCTTCCCAGCCACGCGTGCGCGACG
This genomic stretch from Desulfovibrio sp. X2 harbors:
- the hlyD gene encoding secretion protein HlyD; the protein is MKAKKFLFLVLVLAVAGGLWWTLGRRAEEANGRLRLYGNVDIRQVELSFRVGGRLEELRVDEGDPVKPGMVVARLDAQPYRDALNQALGQRDVAAADLDKLRTGYRTEDVAQARALVAQREATVENNVRLARRREALVKSGAISEQEYDDAVTQRDESQAQLDQARKALELLVHGYRSEDISASEANMRAAEAAVASAMTNLADTEIIAPSKGTVLSRVREPGAVVSPGDTVIVVSLASPVWVRAYVSEPDLGRVHPGMKFLVTTDSRPDKPYVGHVGFISPVAEFTPKNVETEKLRTDLVYRLRIIVDHPDEGLRQGMPVTVTEPADQDGKDRQTDDKDTTQAAPQASDQNASQAGEQAAGQPAAQPAPQAAPAAPRDKAAQ
- a CDS encoding CerR family C-terminal domain-containing protein encodes the protein MARRAQGEAAETRAGTSAKARADAQPDTHPQARTAARGKAGTRAKAGAATRRAAPPEGETRRRLIEAGIELFGRHGFEGVSTRALAREAQVNLAAIPYHFGGKEGLYRAVVEFVVQTVSEQLGATLLSVREMARDPRTGRDELLAAVRGMIRSMVHTILGSSVTLDYCRVLMQEQITPTEVYDVLYQGLFQAMHQTWTAVLARLLHAREGSPEVDMRAQAVMGQIVIFRIGMPVTLRYLRTERLHHDHLECIARLVADQVEALARCAQEATLENDA
- a CDS encoding LysR substrate-binding domain-containing protein: MLFFSAVSRSSSLAAAARLLNVTPPAVTQRLRSLETRLGVQLVDRGTGRIMLTSEGELLARRSIGVLNEVEAVTEELQERRGVVSGHLHVAGPTGFGRRHIAPLVAQFHRRHPQVSISLDLSDNPLRLKPDAWDIVIHIGQLHSQPYQMAMLAPNDRILCASPDYISRRGTPGSPADLAGHDCLALRENDEDVTLWRFQRRDGSSETVRIAGGVSCNDGDVIRDWALSGLGVILRSEWDVADDLASGRLVRLLPDWTPPDAPVVALLGPRHNRAARTRYFLESFQRAFTPAPWRAATASRGSQGG
- a CDS encoding alanine racemase → MKIPRDDRRSTDSLRALQTPCLLLDEQRMDGNIARLRARLAAAGVGFRPHLKTAKSIEVARRLITGANGPAAVSTLREAEEFASAGITDLTYAVGISPCKLPRVQSIRKGGVALTVLLDSLEQAEAVAVASDPADPIPVLIELDCDGHRSGVKPGDSELLLAIARRLGPSACLRGVLTHAGESYEAESAAALRAAAENERASAVTAAQMLRAHGHACPVVSVGSTPTAHFAESYEGVTEVRAGAFVFFDLVQAGIGVCAENDIALSVLTTVIGHQREKGWTVIDAGWMALSCDRGTAGQPVDQGYGVVCDMAGRPIPGLVVVNANQEHGIVALRADARAGAPELPVGTRLRILPSHACATAAQHDRYHVIGAGGGDATAEWPRFTGW